From Methylococcus capsulatus:
AAGAAGGGATGAGAAGTCTAGGTGCGCAGGAAGCCGATGCTGCCCCGGCCCTGGCGAACGATGACCGGGAGCTCGCCGGTCAGATCGACGATCGTGGTCTCCGCGAAGGGTACGACTCCCGCAGCGAGGATCAGTTCTACCCGCGATCCCACCCGCTCGCGGATGTCCTCGGGATCGGCGAGTCCTTCGGTCTCCCCGGGCAGGATCAGGGTCGAACTGAACAAGGGCTCGCCCAGTTCGGCCACCAGCAGTTGCGAAACCGCATTGTCGGGCAAGCGAATCCCAATGGTCTTGCGCTTGGGATGCTGGAGGCGACGCGGCACCTCGCGCGTGGCCTGCAGCAGAAAAGTGTAGGGCCCTGGTGTCAAAGTCTTGATCAGACGGAAAGCCTCGTTGTTGATCCGGGCGAAAGCCGATACCTGGGAAAGATCGTGGCAGATCAGCGTGAAGTTGTGTTCCGCATCCAGCTGGCGGATGGTGCGGATACGCTCCAGAGCGTCCTTGCGGTCCATCTGGCAGCCGAAGGCATAGGACGAATCGGTCGGATAGACGATCAGCCCCCCCTGGCGGACGATCTCCGCAGCCTGGCGGATCAGGCGCTGCTGCGGCGTGTGGGGATGCACCTCGAAATATTGTGCCATGCGGTTAGTGTACTACAGGAGCCGCGTCAGCCGATACGCGGCTTCCCGGTTCAAGGCTTCGGCTTTCTGGCGACATCGTCGCGGAGGTAAACCGGCAACGCCTGCTCCGCCGGTACGCATCCTCCCAGTGCATGGGTCCTGGCACCCAGGCGGACGACCGCCGCGGCACGGGGAAACCGCCCGCTCAAGACCGAGGCCAGGCGTCCGCCGGCCAGGCTGCTCAGGTCGGACTGGTAGGTGGCCCAGCCGCTGCCGATCGCGATGCCGGCAGCCCCCGGCGAAAAATCCGCTTGGCCCGGTGCCAGGACACGCTCCTGCCCCAACAATACGGGATAGCCTTCCGCGTCCCGGCGGTACACGGCGAAATAGACCTCGGCCATGCGCGCGTCGATGCACGGAAAAGCGTATTCGCAGCCCGTCTCGGTGATCGCCTCGTCCGCCAGGGCGGCCAGGGTGGAGACCGGAGCCACCGGGAGATCCAGCGCGAAGGCAATGCCTTGCGCCACGCCGGCGGCGATGCGGACGCCCGTGAACGAACCCGGCCCGCGCCCGAAAGCCACGGCATCCACCCCCCCGAGCGCGATGCCGGCTTCCGCGAGCAGCGATTCCAGCATGGGCAGGATCAGCCGGTTGTGCTCCCTGGGCGCCACCTGGTAGCGCTCCAGGACGGCGCCGTCAAGGTAGAGCGCGGCCGAGCAGGCTTCGGTCGCGGTTTCGATGGCGAGTAAGATCATGACTTCGATACTTTGACTTTACTGCGGTGACGGCCTGCCAGTGTAACCCACCGGAACGATCGGGTTGGAATCGACCTCACGACATCGCCAGGCGCCGCAGCCGCTATAATCACGGAAGTCGCGACAAGCCGAATCTCGATGGACGACGCTCAACTCCTCCGCTACAGCCGCCAGATCATGCTTCCCGAGGTCGACGCCGAAGGCCAGGACCGGCTGCTTGGCGCCAGCGCACTCATCATCGGTCTGGGCGGACTCGGCTCGCCGGCCGCCATGTATTTGGCCGCAGCCGGTGTAGGCAGGCTGGTCGTGAGCGATTTCGATACGGTCGATCTCTCCAACCTCCAGCGCCAGATTGCTTTCGACACCGCGGACATCGGCCGGGGCAAGGCCGAAGCCTGCACCGACCGGCTCCGGCGGATGAACCCCCAGGTGCGGATCGAGCCGATTGCCGAACGCCTTTCCGCGTCGGCCCTCGAAGCATGGGCGGGCGCGGTCGATGTGGTCCTGGACTGCTCCGATAACTTCGCCACCCGCTTTGCCGTCAACGCGGCCTGTGTCACGACCCGTACCCCCCTGGTATCGGGTGCCGCGATCCGCTTCGAGGGGCAACTCGCCGTATTCACGCCGGGCATTGGGGAAAGCCCGTGCTACAACTGCCTCTATCCCCAAGGCGGCGAACTGGACGCAAGCTGCGCCCGCAACGGCATCGTCGCGGCGCTGCCCGGGATCATTGGCAGCATGCAGGCCCTGGAAGCCATCAAACTGCTTTTGGGCCTTCCCAGCGTTCGCAACGACCGCCTCGTGGTGTTCGACGCGCTGCGGCTGGAATGGCATGAAGTCAGGCTGGGGCGGAATCCTTCCTGCCCGACCTGCGGCCGGCGGTGAACCGTAACGGAGTGCGTGGTCCATGAAACCCGGCACTCCGCGCCACGGCCGCGGCGCCGTCAGCAACGAGACTTCCCGTTTCTCCGCGACGACCCGGGAAGCGGTGGACGACGGCTGGTTTCCGGAAGAGCCCTTGATGCTGGCGACTGAAGTCGCCACCGAACACGCGCGTTCCATCATCACCCGCAACCAGTCGCCGGACATCCCTTTCGACCAATCGGTGAACCCCTACCGCGGCTGCGAACATGGCTGCATCTATTGCTACGCCCGGCCCAGCCACGCCTATATGGGGCTGTCGCCGGGGCTGGATTTCGAAACCCGGCTGTTCGCCAAGCCCGATGCACCGGCCCTGCTCGAAAAAGAGCTGGCCCATCCGGGGTACCGGTGCTCGCCCCTCGCCCTGGGCGCCAACACCGATCCCTACCAACCCATCGAGCGTGAATGGCGAATCACCCGGCAGGTTCTGGAAGTCCTGCAGCGCTCCCGCCATCCGGTGACGATCACCACCAAATCCGCCTTGATCGAGCGTGATCTGGACATCCTCGGCGAGATGGCGACAGCGGGGCTGGCCAACGTGCAGATCTCCATCACCACGCTGGATAAGGCGCTGGCGCTGAAACTCGAACCGCGCGCCTCGGCCCCGCACCGGCGGCTGGTGACGGTCGCGCGCCTCGCTGCAGCCGGGGTGCCGGTGAAGGTGATGATCGCACCGGTCATTCCCTGGCTCACCGACAGTGAGATGGAACGCATCGTGGAGCAGGCGGCCGAGCAGGGAGCGGTGTCCGCCGGCTACATCCTGCTGCGGCTGCCGCGGGAGGTCGAATCCCTGTTCGCGGAATGGCTGGATGCGCACTACCCGCTGAAAGCCGCCCACACCCTCAGCCTGGTCGCATTCGCCCACGGCGGCAGGATTTACGACTCCGGCTTCGGCCGGCGCCAGGTCGGCAGCGGCGACTATGCGGCACTCCTCGCCCGCCGCTTCCACCTGGCCCGCAAACGCCGGGGTCTGGCTGCAGAATTGCCCGGCCTGCTCAGCACGCTTTTCACGCCGCCGGGACAACGGCAACTGGAACTGTTTTAGAGCTTCACTTTTTTCAGATTTTCAGGCGATATCCCACCCCCGACTCCGTCAGCAGATATTCCGGCCTGGCCGGATCGGCTTCGAGTTTTCGCCGAAGCTGGCTCATGTAAATGCGGAGGTAATGCGAGTCCTCGACATGCGATGGTCCCCAGACCTCCACCAGCAACTGGCGGTGGGTCAGCACCTTGCCCGCGTGGCGCGCCAGGGCGGCGAGCAGACGGTATTCAGTGGGGGTCAGGCGTATCTCCCGCTCGCCGACGGTCACGGTGCGCCGAAGCAGGTCGATCCGCAATCCGCCGCTGGCATACCCATCGTTCGCGGAATTCGCGGCGCCCGCTGCCGAATGCCGGAGAGCCACACGGATTCTGGCGATGAGTTCACCAATGCCGAACGGCTTGGTCAGGTAGTCGTCGGCACCGGCATCCAGGGCTTCGATCTTGTGCTCTTCCGTGCTGCGGGCCGAGAGCACGATGATCGGCTGTAGCGTCCATTCCCGCAGCGCCTTGACGACCTCGACGCCGTCCATGTCGGGCAGACCGAGGTCGAGAATGACGACCTCCGGCCGGCGCAGTCCGGCCTCGATGATGCCACGGCTGCCGGTATCGGCTTCGAACACCTGAAAACCGTGGCTGCGCAGGCTGGTGCGCAGGAAGCGCCGCATCTGCGGATCGTCCTCGATGACTAAGACGACGGGATGAGGTCCGGACATGGTTTATTCGGCCGGCTCGGCTTCCGGTTCGATCTGCGGTGGCGACTCCCGCAGCGGCAGAACGATCGTGAACACCGCTCCGCCTCCGGTCCGGTTCCTGGCGCGGATGTAACCGCCATGCGCTTCCACGATGGCCCGGCAGATGGCGAGTCCCAGACCGACACCGCTTTGCGGGCCTTCGCGGTGGACCCGGTGGAATTTTTCGAAGATCAGCTCCTCCTGACCTTTGGGAATGCCCGGTCCGCGGTCGGACACTGTGATGGTCATCGTGAACGGCGTGGCCTCGGCGGCAATCTCGATGGGGCTGTTCTCCGGCGTGTAGCGAATGGCATTCTCCAGCAGGTTGGCCAGCACCTGCTCCAGCATTACCGAATCCACGTAGACGAATGGGGCGTCCCGTGGCAGACGTACCGTCACCGAACGCCGTTCAAGCTGCTTCTGCAGGCGCGTCAGCACGGTGCCGACGATTTCCTCCAGGATGTGCCACTGCAGGTGGAGCTTGACCACCCCTGCGTCGAACCAGGCCATGTCCAGGATGTTGTTCACCAGGCTGGCCATGCGGCGGGCCTCGTCGTAAATCGCCCGGCAGAGCTCCCGCCGGTCTTCCGGCTCCAGGGCGTAGTCACCTTCGACCAGGGTGCTCGCCGAACCCACGATCGTCGCGAGCGGGGTGCGCAGATCGTGGGAGATCGAGCTGAGCAGGGAATTGCGCAGGCGCTCGGACTCCATCCGCACCTGGTTGATGCGGGCCTGTTCGGCGAGTCGGACCCGCTCGATCGCCTGCACGATCAGGTTCACGAAGGTCTGCAGGAGCTTTTGCTGCTCCGGCAGGAAAACCCGGCGCAGGTTGACCGGCTTCATGACCAGCACGCCGATGGTCTTTTCCGCGCCGGTCAAGGGGATGTACACGCCGCCGGCGGCCGGCAGCGTATTGGTACCCTGGCCGGCCATTTCGTTGTGATCGAATACCCATTGGGCCACGCTCATGTCGATGCCCGGCAAGAAATCCTCGGCAAGCGGGGAAACCGGATAGCCGATCCTTCCGCTTTCGTCCGGGAACAGTAGCACGGCGCGTCCGCCGAATTCGGTTTCGATCTGACGTACCGCGATCTGGACGATCTCGGCCTCGCTCCGGCTCGCTGCCAGCTCCTTGCTCATGGCGTACAGAACGGTCGCCCGGCGCTCCCGGTGAGCAGCCACCTTGGCCTGAGAGCGGACGTTCGCCATCAGGTTGGCGGTCACCAGGGCGACGCTGAGCATGACGGCGAAGGTAAACAGATACTGGGTATCGGCCACCGAAAAGGTGTAATACGGCACCACGAAGAAGAAATCGAAGGCGAGGACGCCCAGTATGGAAGCCAGAATGGACGGCCCGCGCCCATAACGGGTCGCCACGAAGATGACGCCGAGCAGATACACCATCACGAGGTTGGTCGGCTCGAACCGGCCGAACATCGCCTTCGCCGCCAGCGTACACAGGAACGTCACTGCCGCCGCGCCCAGATAACCCCGGTATGCCGCCACACCGCCCCGGTCCGGTTGGGCGCTCAGCCCCGGCAGCGGCGCCGGCGGCGATTCCTTGCCACGGTCTTCGCCCGGCGGACTGCCCAGCAGGTAGATGCTGATGTTGTGGGCCTCGGCGATGATCGTGTCCACCACCGAGCCCAGCAGCCAGCGCTTCCAGCCGCGCCGCTGGGGTTTGCCCATGACGATCTTGGTGACGTTGCGTGTCTTGGCGAGATCGATGATGGCCTCGCTCATGTCCGGCGCACTCACGGTGACGGTCTCGGCGCCGAGCTGCTCCGCCAGCCGCAGCATCCGCAGCACCGCGTCGCGCCGCTCCGCCGGGAGCCGTTGCAGCGCCGGGGTCTCCACGTAGACCACGAGCCATTCCGCCTTGAGGCTGGCCGCCAGCCGCTTGCCGGCGCGGATCAGCCGTTCCGCCATCGGATTCGGGCCGATGCACACCAGGATACGCTCGCCGACCTGCCAGATCTCCCGGATGGTGTGATCCTCGCGGTAGTCCTGCATCTGGGCATCGACACGAGCCGCGGTTTGGCGCAAAGCCAGTTCGCGCAGCGCGATGAGGTTGCCTTTGCGAAAGAAGTTCTCCGCTGCCAGCTCCGCCTGCTGGGGGACGTAAACCTTGCCTTCTTTGAGACGAACCAGCAGTTCGTCCGGGGGCAAATCGATCAGTTCGACTTCGTCCGCGGCCTCGAACACCGTGTCCGGCACGGTTTCCCACACCCGGATGCCGGCAATCTGGCCGACGTCGTCGTTGAGGCTCTCCAGATGCTGGACGTTGAGGGTGGTATAGACGTCGATCCCGGCGCGCAGCAGCTCTTCCACGTCCTGCCAACGCTTGGGATGGCGGGAGCCGGCGGCGTTGGTATGCGCCAGTTCGTCGACCAGAATCACCGAAGGCCGACGTTTGAGCGCACCGTCGAGATCGAACTCGCCGACCACCGTGCCGTGGTATTCGACCGTCCGCAGCGGCAGCACCTCCAGCCCTTCGAGGAGTGCCGCGGTCTCCTTGCGACCGTGGGTTTCCACCACTCCGACCACGACGTCGACACCCTCGGCGCGGCGCTCCCGGGCCGCCTGCAGCATCGCATAGGTTTTGCCCACCCCCGCCGCCGCGCCGAAGAAAATTTTCAACCGGCCCCGCCGCGCCCTGGCCTGCTCGCGCTCGACCCTGGCCAGCAGGGCATCAGGGTCGGGACGCTCGGCGGCCATGGGTGACACTACCCTCTCTGTCCGCCGATGGGCCCTGGTCCGGGCCAGCCCCAGGCCACAGCTATCCCCATGCAGTGCCATCCTGTCTCACCATCTCTCTGCTCCTGCCGGGGCGATGCAGCCCACGACCCTAGAAGAAGCCGTCGCGGATCCACCGGTCAGGTCGCACGCCCAGTCGAATGTAATCACTGTACCTCCTTCCACAGGCTCATCCGCCACATCAGAAGCATGGCCGGAATTGCCACCGACGCAACCCCGTAGCGCGAGCTTAAGTTGGATCGAAGCGGTCGTGGTCGGCACTTCCACGCTCACCCCAACCGCATAGGCCGATTCTCCTGCCGTGCCTGCTCTTCCGTCATCAGAGGGCATCCAGTGCCAGGTTGAGTCTGAGAATATTGACCCGCGGCTCCCCTAGGAACCCGAACTGGCGGCCTTCGGTGTGCCGGCCCACCAGTTCCTTGAGCACCGATTCTGACAGGTTGCGCAGCCGTGCTACGCGGGCCACCTGGTAGGCTGCAGCGGCCGGACTGATGTGGGGATCCAGACCGCTGCCTGAGGCGGTGACCAGGTCGACCGGCACTGGCGCAAGATTGCCGGGATCGGCCTCTTTCAACGCTTGGACTCTGGCCTTGATCGCGTCGATCAACGCCGGATTCGTGGGCCCTTGGTTTGATCCGCTGGATGCCGCCGCGTTATAGGCATGCGGCGCGGTCGCGGATGGGCGGCCCCAGAAATATTTGGGATCGCTGAACGGCTGGCCGATGAGTTCTGAACCCGTAAGCTTGCCGTCCTTTTCGATCAGGCTGCCGTTGGCCTGATGGGGAAACAGCAGTTGCCCCAAATGGGTCACCAGCACCGGGTAAGCGATGCCAGTAATCGCGGTCCATACCAGAAGCATGAGCAGAGCGGGTTTGAAGTGCGTAGTCATGATTTAGCTATCCTTCAGACGAGATCCAGGGCGACGAGCAACAAGTCGATCAGCTTGATGCCGACAAAGGGCACGATCAGGCCGCCGACGCCATAGAGCAGCAAATTGTTGCGCAGCAACACCGATGCGCCCACCGGCTTGTAGCTCACCCCTTTCAGCGCCAGTGGGATGAGTGCAACGATGATGAGGGCGTTGAAGATCACCGCCGACAGAATGGCGCTGGCATGCGTCGCCAGCCCCATGATGTTGAGCGCATTCAGCGCCGGATAAGTGGTCGCGAATGCCGCCGGGATGATGGCGAAGTACTTCGCGACGTCGTTGGCGATGCTGAAGGTGGTCAAGGCACCACGGGTCATCAGCATCTGTTTGCCGGTTTCCACGATTTCGATGAGCTTGGTGGGATTGGAATCCAGGTCCACCATGTTGCCGGCTTCCTTGGCGGCCTGGGTGCCCGTGTTCATGGCCACGGCCACGTCGGCCTGCGCCAGCGCCGGTGCGTCGTTGGTGCCATCCCCGGTCATCGCCACCAGCCGGCCTTCAGCCTGGTAAGCGCGGATCAGTTTGAGCTTGGCCTCGGGCGTCGCTTCCGCCAGGAAATCGTCCACCCCCGCTTCGGCAGCGATGGCGGCCGCGGTCAGGGGGTTGTCGCCGGTGATCATGACGGTCTTGATTCCCATACGGCGCATTTCCGCGAACCGCTCCTTGATCCCGCCCTTGACGATGTCCTTCAGCTCGATCACCCCCAACACGCCGCCATTTTCGGCCACTACCAGCGGCGTGCTGCCGCGGCGCGCCACGTCATGGACCAGCTTCTGCGCTTCCTCGGGGAAACTGCCGCCTTGCGCCTCCACATAGGCGCGGATGGCATCGGCCGCCCCTTTCCGGATCTGGCGCCCTTCCAGGTTGACGCCGCTCATCCGCGTCTGGGCGCTGAAGTGAACGAAGGTCGCTCCCAGGGAGCGCACATCGCGCTCCCTGAGTCCGTACTTCTGCTTGGCCAGCACCACCACGCTGCGACCTTCTGGCGTCTCGTCAGCCAGAGAAGCCAGTTGCGCGGCGTCCGCCAGTGTCCGCTCGCCGATACCGTGCAACGGCAGAAAAGCAGAGGCCTGGCGGTTGCCCAAGGTGATGGTGCCGGTCTTGTCGAGCAGCAACACGTCCACGTCCCCTGCCGCCTCCACCGCCCGGCCGGAGGTGGCGATGACGTTCTTGCGCATCATCCGGCCGATGCCGGCGACACCGATCGCGGACAACAGGCCGCCGATGGTGGTGGGAATCAGGCACACCAGGAGCGCCACCAGCACGGTGACCGTGATGGGCCGGCCCTCCCCGGCCGTTTCCACGCTATAGATCGAAAACGGCAAGAGGGTCACGGTCGCCAACAGGAAGATCAGGGTGAGCGCCACCAGCAGGATGGTCAGAGCGATCTCGTTCGGCGTCTTCCGGCGCCTGGCGCCTTCCACCATGGCGATCATGCGGTCGAGGAACGCCTCGCCCGGGTTGACCGTGATCCGCACCACTAGCCAGTCCGAGAGCACCCGGGTACCGCCGGTCACCGAACTGAAATCGCCGCCGGATTCGCGGATCACGGGCGCACTCTCGCCCGTGATGGCGCTTTCGTTGACCGAAGCCACCCCTTCGATCACTTCGCCGTCGGCGGGGATGATATCGCCGGCTTCGATCAGCACCACATCGCCGCGGCGCAGACTCGATCCCGCCACCTTGCTGTAATTGGAGCCATAGCGTGGCTCGTCCAGCTTTTTCGCCATGACCTCGCGCTTGCTACGCCGGAGCGTGGCGGCCTGGGCCTTGGCCCGCCCTTCCGCCACCGCCTCGGCGAAATTGGCAAAAAGGACGGTGAACCACAGCCAGAGTGTGATCGCCAGGACGAACCCCGCAGATTCCTCGCCCCCTCCAGTAAGCGACTGGAAATACAACATGGTGGTCAAGAGACTGCCGATGTAGACGACGAAAATCACCGGATTCTTCAATTGCCTCTGCGGCGCCAGCTTCCGGAAGGACTCCAGCAAAGCCTCTGCAACGATCCTGCGGTCGACCAAGCCTTGTCTCACGGTTTGATGAGTCATGAACTATTCCTCCTATTTCGCGCCGATCATTGTGAGGTGTTCGACGATGGGGCCCAGTGCCAGCGCCGGTATGAAAGTCAGCGCGCCGACGATAATGACCACGCTGACTAGAAGCCCCACGAACATCGACGTATGGGTCGGCAAGGTGCCCGCGCCCGGCGGCACATATTTCTTGGCGGCCAGCGCCCCGGCAATCGCCAACACGGGCACCGCCACCCAGTAGCGCGAGAACCACATCGCCAGGCCTAGCATGGTGTTATAGAAGGGCGTATTGGCCGACAGTCCGCCGAAGGCGCTGCCGTTGTTGTTGCCGGCGGACGAGAAGGCGTAGAGGATCTCGCTGAAACCATGGGCTCCGGGATTGGCGACAGAAGCCTTGCCGACATCCACCGCCACGGCGATGGCCGCCCCACCCAGAACCACCACAGGCGGCACCAGGATGACGATGGCGGCCATCTTCATTTCGTAGGCATCGATCTTCTTGCCCAGGTATTCGGGAGTGCGGCCGATCATGAGGCCGGCGACGAACACCGCCACGATGGCGAACACGAGCATCCCGTACAGCCCGGAACCCACGCCGCCGAACACGACCTCGCCCAACTGCATGAGCCACATCGGCACCAGGCCGCCTAAGGGCGTGAAAGAATCATGCATGGCGTTGACGGAGCCGTTGGACGCCGCCGTCGTAGCCGTCGCCCACAAGGCCGAGCTGACGATGCCGAAGCGGGTTTCCTTGCCCTCCATGTTGCCGCCGACGGGATCGACACCCAAGGCGGCGAAGGCGGGATTGCCGCTCTGTTCGCTGAACGCCGCAACAAAAACCAAAGGAACGAAGATGAGCGTCATGGCGGCGAGGATCGCCCAGCCCTGGCGGGTATCTCCGACCATCACCCCGAAGGTGTAACACAGTGCCCCGGATATCACGAGGATCGCCAGCATTTCCAGGAAGTTTGAAAACGGCGTCGGATTCTCGAACGGATGGGCCGAATTCACGTTGAAGAACCCACCGCCGTTGGTGCCGAGCTGCTTGATGGCGACCTGCGATGCCGCCGGCCCCAAAGCCAACGTTTGCTCGCTTACGGTGATCTTTTCGGTCACCGGATTGCCGCTTGCATCGACCACAGGCTGGCCCCTTTCATCCTGCTTCGGCCGATCGTAACGGGTGGTTTCGACCAGTGGAACGGTCCGGTAAGGACCGAAGGTCTGCACCACCCCCTGCCCAATCAGCAGCAAAGCCAGGACGAAAGACAAGGGCAGCAGGACATAGAGTGTGCTGCGGCTCATATCGACCCAGAAGTTGCCGATAGTGTCGGCGTTCTTGCGGACGAAGCCCCGGATCAGCGCCACCAGCACCGCCATGCCGCTGGCGGCCGACACGAAGTTCTGCACCGTCAGTCCCAGCATCTGGGTGAGATAGCTCATGGTCGTCTCGCCGCCATAGCCCTGCCAGTTGGTGTTGGTGGCGAAACTGATCGCGGTATTGAAGGCCGAATCCGGCGCAACCCCAGCCAGCCCCTGGGGGTTCAAAGGCAAGAATCCCTGGCACCGCTGGAGCACATAGACCGCCAAAACGCCCAGCAGGTTGAACACCAAGAAGGCGAAGGCATAGCCGGTCCAGCGCATTTCCGCGCGAGGATCGACCCCGGTGATGCGATAAATGAAGCGCTCGACCGGTGCCAGCAAGCGCACTGCCGCTGACCTCCCCTCGTACACCGCTGCCATGTAACTGCCGAGCGGCTTGGCCATGGCCAGCAGCACACCGACGTATACGCAGATTTGTAGCCAAGCGTTGGCCGTCATCAGAATTCCTCCGGAAAAAGGAGAGCGAACACCAGATACACGAAGATTCCCAGCGCGAGCACCGCGCCCAGCAAATGAATCCAGCTCATTCTTCCCCCTTCAGATTTGCCAGGCCATACACCAGGCCGATCGTCACGATGAACACGCCGGCCAACACGGCGAGATAGAAAACGTCCATAGCCTTGCCCCCTGGACAGTGGATTTTGGATGAGTAAG
This genomic window contains:
- the kdpA gene encoding potassium-transporting ATPase subunit KdpA, which produces MTANAWLQICVYVGVLLAMAKPLGSYMAAVYEGRSAAVRLLAPVERFIYRITGVDPRAEMRWTGYAFAFLVFNLLGVLAVYVLQRCQGFLPLNPQGLAGVAPDSAFNTAISFATNTNWQGYGGETTMSYLTQMLGLTVQNFVSAASGMAVLVALIRGFVRKNADTIGNFWVDMSRSTLYVLLPLSFVLALLLIGQGVVQTFGPYRTVPLVETTRYDRPKQDERGQPVVDASGNPVTEKITVSEQTLALGPAASQVAIKQLGTNGGGFFNVNSAHPFENPTPFSNFLEMLAILVISGALCYTFGVMVGDTRQGWAILAAMTLIFVPLVFVAAFSEQSGNPAFAALGVDPVGGNMEGKETRFGIVSSALWATATTAASNGSVNAMHDSFTPLGGLVPMWLMQLGEVVFGGVGSGLYGMLVFAIVAVFVAGLMIGRTPEYLGKKIDAYEMKMAAIVILVPPVVVLGGAAIAVAVDVGKASVANPGAHGFSEILYAFSSAGNNNGSAFGGLSANTPFYNTMLGLAMWFSRYWVAVPVLAIAGALAAKKYVPPGAGTLPTHTSMFVGLLVSVVIIVGALTFIPALALGPIVEHLTMIGAK
- the kdpF gene encoding K(+)-transporting ATPase subunit F, producing the protein MSWIHLLGAVLALGIFVYLVFALLFPEEF